The Streptomyces europaeiscabiei genome window below encodes:
- a CDS encoding SDR family oxidoreductase — MVEQLPDRGGEVVVVTGAGGMGVAIARRIGSGRTVLLADASRGQLDRAVQALRDEGYAVRGVLTDVSDRESVDELAAEAAGAGRVAAVAHTAGVSAAQGSAKTILEVDLLGTAHVIDAFEAVATPGTAMVCVSSMAGHVASLGLEDEAALATAPVGELLGIGAVEAVGDSPTRAYIVSKRANQVRVEAAALAWSRRGARINSVSPGVIATAMSKAEAEGPSGAHMLAMLEASGAGRTGTPTEIADAVAFLVGPEARYITGTDLLVDGGQAAWLRRHRPA; from the coding sequence GTGGTGGAACAGCTGCCTGACCGAGGCGGTGAGGTGGTCGTCGTCACCGGCGCCGGTGGCATGGGCGTGGCGATCGCGCGGCGGATCGGCAGCGGGCGGACCGTTCTCCTCGCCGACGCCTCGCGCGGTCAACTCGACCGGGCCGTACAGGCGTTGCGCGACGAGGGGTACGCGGTGCGGGGTGTCCTGACCGACGTGTCCGACCGCGAGTCCGTGGACGAGCTCGCGGCGGAGGCGGCCGGTGCGGGCCGGGTGGCCGCCGTCGCGCACACCGCGGGTGTCTCTGCCGCCCAGGGTTCTGCGAAGACGATCCTGGAGGTCGACCTGCTGGGCACGGCCCACGTCATCGACGCCTTCGAGGCCGTGGCCACGCCGGGGACGGCCATGGTGTGCGTCTCCAGCATGGCCGGCCATGTCGCCTCCCTCGGTCTGGAGGACGAGGCCGCCCTCGCCACGGCCCCCGTGGGAGAACTCCTCGGGATCGGTGCCGTCGAAGCCGTCGGGGACAGCCCGACAAGGGCGTACATCGTGTCCAAGCGGGCCAACCAGGTGCGCGTCGAGGCGGCAGCGCTCGCCTGGAGCCGACGCGGCGCCCGCATCAACAGCGTCAGCCCGGGGGTCATCGCCACCGCCATGTCGAAGGCGGAGGCCGAGGGCCCGAGCGGCGCGCACATGCTCGCGATGCTGGAGGCGAGCGGCGCGGGCCGCACCGGCACACCGACCGAGATCGCCGACGCCGTGGCATTCCTCGTCGGTCCCGAAGCGCGTTACATCACCGGTACGGACCTCCTCGTCGACGGCGGGCAGGCCGCCTGGCTACGGCGCCACCGACCGGCCTGA
- a CDS encoding flavin-containing monooxygenase, whose amino-acid sequence MSTPHAPTGPTSIDPEKLGFDPEALRARYRTERERRIRPDGGAQYRRIAGEFVSYDDDPYADQEFTREPLHDRVEAVVVGGGFGGLLAAARLRQAGVESIRVIEKGGDFGGTWYWNRYPGIHCDIESYIYLPLLEELGYVPKWKYAPGEEIRQHTRAIGRHFDLYGDACFQTVATELRWDETELEWIVATDRGDRMRARYVVVSSGTLSQPKLPGIPGIETFKGHTFHTSRWDYDYTGGDANGGLTGLADKRVAVIGTGATAIQVVPHLGADAAHVYVFQRTPSTVDVRGNGPTDPEWAKTLTPGWQGRRMDNFLKTVTGVRAGKDLVNDAWTSSARLQEKLIPTDAYADVPADERERAYEIADFQKMNELRDRVAAIVEDPETAEKLKPWYRYMCKRPTFSDHYLQTFNRPNVTLVDTADTHGVERITDRAVVVGGVEYEVDCVIFATGFEVGVSGLLSGRLPAYGRDGVGLLETWMTAGPKTLHGFYSHGFPNLFQLGPMQNASAVNYVHILDQQSVHVGEVVAEARRRRARYVEPTAEAEAAWVATIREKAADLHAFQAECTPGYYNNEGRPRKRSESYGDGPVAFHELLRHWRSDGGMDDVLVGAE is encoded by the coding sequence ATGTCCACCCCCCACGCTCCGACCGGCCCCACGTCCATCGACCCGGAGAAGCTGGGCTTCGACCCCGAAGCCCTCCGCGCCCGGTACCGGACCGAGCGCGAACGCCGGATCCGGCCGGACGGCGGCGCGCAGTACCGGCGGATCGCCGGTGAGTTCGTCTCCTACGACGACGACCCCTACGCCGACCAGGAGTTCACCCGCGAGCCGCTGCACGACCGGGTCGAGGCGGTCGTCGTCGGCGGCGGCTTCGGCGGGCTGCTCGCCGCGGCCCGGTTGCGCCAGGCGGGCGTCGAATCGATCCGGGTGATCGAGAAGGGCGGCGACTTCGGCGGCACCTGGTACTGGAACCGCTACCCCGGCATCCACTGCGACATCGAGTCGTACATCTATCTGCCGCTGCTCGAAGAGCTGGGCTACGTCCCGAAGTGGAAGTACGCGCCGGGCGAGGAGATCCGGCAGCACACCCGGGCCATCGGCCGCCACTTCGACCTCTACGGCGACGCCTGCTTCCAGACCGTCGCCACCGAACTGCGCTGGGACGAGACCGAGTTGGAGTGGATCGTCGCCACCGACCGCGGCGACCGCATGCGGGCCCGCTACGTCGTCGTCTCCAGCGGCACACTCAGCCAGCCGAAGCTCCCCGGCATCCCCGGCATCGAGACCTTCAAGGGCCACACCTTCCACACCAGCCGCTGGGACTACGACTACACCGGCGGCGACGCGAACGGCGGCCTCACCGGGCTCGCCGACAAGCGGGTGGCCGTCATCGGTACCGGCGCCACCGCCATCCAGGTCGTTCCCCACCTCGGGGCCGACGCGGCGCACGTGTACGTCTTCCAGCGCACCCCCTCGACGGTCGACGTACGCGGCAACGGCCCCACCGACCCGGAGTGGGCGAAGACGCTCACCCCCGGCTGGCAGGGGCGGCGCATGGACAACTTCCTCAAGACCGTCACCGGTGTGCGGGCCGGGAAGGACCTGGTGAACGACGCCTGGACCAGCAGCGCCCGCCTCCAGGAGAAGCTCATCCCGACCGACGCGTACGCCGACGTACCGGCGGACGAGCGCGAACGGGCGTACGAGATCGCCGACTTCCAGAAGATGAACGAGCTGCGCGACCGGGTGGCGGCGATCGTCGAGGACCCGGAGACCGCCGAGAAGCTGAAGCCCTGGTACCGCTACATGTGCAAGCGCCCCACCTTCAGCGACCACTACCTGCAGACCTTCAACCGGCCCAACGTCACGCTCGTCGACACGGCCGACACCCACGGCGTCGAGCGGATCACCGACAGGGCCGTCGTGGTCGGCGGGGTCGAGTACGAGGTGGACTGCGTCATCTTCGCCACCGGCTTCGAAGTCGGCGTCTCGGGGCTGCTCTCGGGCCGGCTCCCGGCGTACGGCCGGGACGGCGTCGGCCTGCTGGAGACCTGGATGACGGCCGGCCCGAAGACCCTCCACGGCTTCTACAGCCACGGCTTCCCCAACCTCTTCCAGCTCGGCCCCATGCAGAACGCCAGCGCCGTCAACTACGTCCACATCCTCGACCAGCAGTCGGTCCACGTCGGCGAGGTCGTCGCAGAGGCCCGCAGGCGCCGCGCCCGGTATGTCGAGCCGACCGCCGAGGCCGAGGCCGCCTGGGTCGCCACCATCCGCGAGAAGGCCGCCGACCTGCACGCGTTCCAGGCGGAGTGCACCCCCGGCTACTACAACAACGAGGGCCGGCCCAGGAAGCGCAGTGAGTCGTACGGCGACGGCCCGGTCGCCTTCCATGAACTGCTCCGCCACTGGCGCTCCGACGGCGGCATGGACGACGTGCTCGTCGGCGCCGAGTGA
- a CDS encoding LysR family transcriptional regulator: MDDTRPQRGAGPAPAVRDVELRQLRCLVAIVEEGTFTDAAIALGVSQAAVSRTLASLERALGVRLLRRNSREVTPTPTGLRVVSHARRVLGEVDDLVREATSGRVRLRIGYAWSALGRHTPAFQRRWGAAHPATDLQFVRANSPTAGLAEGSCDLAVVRWAVDDRRFDSAIVGLERRLCAMASDDPLARRRSVRLADLSRHTLLVDRRTGTTTTDLWPPDARPATEETHDVDEWLTTIATGRAIGVTAESTANQYRRPGVVYRPVRDAEPIAVRLAWWRDDPHPATPAAIELLTALYRSG, translated from the coding sequence ATGGATGACACGAGGCCGCAGCGGGGTGCCGGTCCGGCCCCGGCCGTCAGGGATGTGGAGCTGCGACAGCTGCGCTGTCTGGTCGCGATCGTCGAGGAGGGCACCTTCACCGACGCGGCCATCGCGCTCGGCGTCTCCCAGGCGGCGGTGTCCCGCACCCTGGCCTCGCTCGAACGGGCCCTGGGCGTACGGCTGTTGCGGCGGAACTCCCGCGAGGTGACGCCCACACCGACCGGACTGCGGGTGGTGTCGCACGCACGACGGGTGCTCGGCGAGGTGGACGACCTGGTGCGGGAGGCGACCTCGGGCCGGGTGCGGCTGCGGATCGGTTACGCCTGGTCGGCGCTGGGCCGGCACACACCCGCGTTCCAGCGCCGCTGGGGTGCCGCGCACCCGGCGACGGATCTGCAGTTCGTGCGGGCCAACTCCCCGACCGCCGGGCTGGCGGAGGGCTCCTGCGATCTCGCGGTGGTCCGGTGGGCGGTGGACGACCGCCGGTTCGACTCGGCGATCGTGGGCCTGGAACGGCGGCTGTGCGCGATGGCGAGCGACGATCCGCTGGCCCGCCGCCGGTCGGTGCGGCTCGCCGACCTGAGCAGACACACCCTGCTGGTCGACCGCCGGACCGGCACGACCACCACCGACCTGTGGCCGCCCGACGCCCGTCCGGCGACCGAGGAGACGCACGACGTCGACGAGTGGCTCACCACGATCGCGACGGGCCGTGCCATCGGCGTGACGGCGGAGTCCACCGCCAACCAGTACCGGCGGCCCGGCGTCGTCTACCGGCCGGTGCGCGACGCCGAGCCGATCGCCGTACGGCTCGCCTGGTGGCGGGACGACCCGCATCCCGCCACCCCGGCCGCCATCGAACTGCTGACGGCGCTCTACCGCTCCGGCTGA
- a CDS encoding EamA family transporter, translating into MDTTAASAPDSSGTVPASPAPAPTSVSAPAPVPGSGGARLAGVLTMVGCGVSNQVGAALGSLAFPVLGPAGVVAVRQYVAAIVLVAVARPRLRSFTARQWWPVVLLALVFGTMNLSLYTAIDRIGLGLAVTLEFLGPLAIALAGSRRRVDACCALIAALGVVTLMRPQPSADHLGMGLGLLAAVCWASYILLNRTVGRRIPGAQGSAAAAGLSALAFLPVGIVVVVRQPPTAGAVGYAIAAGVLASAVPYLADVFTLRRVPAQVFGLFMSVNPVLAALAGWIMLGQGLGWIEWAAIGAVVAANALSMLVPRR; encoded by the coding sequence ATGGACACCACCGCGGCCTCCGCCCCCGACTCCTCCGGTACGGTCCCCGCATCCCCCGCCCCCGCCCCCACCTCCGTCTCGGCTCCGGCCCCCGTTCCCGGGTCGGGTGGGGCCCGCCTGGCCGGGGTCCTCACCATGGTCGGCTGCGGGGTGTCCAACCAGGTCGGGGCCGCGCTGGGTTCACTGGCCTTCCCGGTGCTCGGGCCCGCCGGGGTCGTCGCGGTACGGCAGTACGTCGCCGCGATCGTCCTCGTGGCCGTCGCCCGGCCCCGGCTGCGGTCCTTCACCGCGCGGCAGTGGTGGCCGGTGGTGCTGCTGGCACTGGTCTTCGGGACGATGAACCTGTCGCTGTACACGGCCATCGACCGCATCGGTCTCGGGCTCGCGGTGACCCTGGAGTTCCTCGGCCCGCTCGCCATCGCCCTGGCCGGCTCGCGCCGCCGGGTGGACGCGTGCTGCGCGCTGATCGCCGCCCTCGGCGTGGTCACCCTGATGCGTCCGCAGCCCTCCGCCGACCACCTCGGCATGGGGCTCGGCCTTCTCGCCGCCGTCTGCTGGGCGTCGTACATCCTCCTCAACCGCACGGTCGGCCGCCGTATCCCCGGCGCGCAGGGTTCGGCCGCCGCCGCCGGGCTCTCCGCCCTGGCCTTCCTGCCGGTCGGCATCGTCGTGGTCGTCCGGCAGCCGCCGACCGCCGGGGCCGTCGGCTACGCGATCGCCGCCGGCGTCCTCGCCTCGGCCGTGCCGTACCTCGCGGACGTGTTCACCCTGCGCCGCGTGCCCGCCCAGGTCTTCGGGCTCTTCATGAGCGTCAACCCCGTCCTGGCCGCCCTGGCCGGCTGGATCATGCTCGGGCAGGGCCTCGGGTGGATCGAGTGGGCCGCGATCGGCGCGGTGGTCGCGGCGAACGCGCTGAGCATGCTCGTACCCCGCCGCTGA
- a CDS encoding TetR/AcrR family transcriptional regulator — protein MKQEPTESTTPPPRMDRRVRRSRSALMRAAIALVTERGTTAVPVSEIAEAADVSRQVLYQQFGDRDGLLLRAALDLARRELIEGPAYDSADMTDRAGVLAMARHFAEHRGFYRAMFTGSCAFDLNRALTELIIPANREVVRHRHGTDLAPELVDDLATFLTGGASAVVNTWVVAGEEPLDPEEFTDRLMRMVPVVATALGRSTTPAPNQEQRR, from the coding sequence ATGAAGCAGGAACCCACCGAGTCGACGACGCCCCCGCCGCGCATGGACCGCAGAGTCCGCCGCTCCCGCTCCGCGTTGATGCGGGCGGCGATCGCCCTGGTCACCGAGCGGGGCACGACGGCCGTGCCGGTGTCGGAGATCGCCGAGGCCGCGGATGTGAGCCGACAGGTGCTGTACCAGCAGTTCGGCGACCGTGACGGGCTGCTGCTCAGGGCCGCGCTCGACCTCGCCCGGCGCGAACTGATCGAGGGCCCCGCGTACGACTCGGCGGACATGACCGACCGGGCCGGGGTTCTGGCCATGGCACGGCACTTCGCGGAGCACCGCGGCTTCTACCGCGCGATGTTCACCGGGTCCTGCGCGTTCGACCTGAACAGGGCGCTGACCGAACTGATCATCCCGGCCAACCGGGAGGTCGTACGCCACAGACACGGCACCGACCTCGCCCCCGAGCTGGTCGACGACCTCGCGACGTTCCTCACCGGCGGCGCCTCCGCAGTCGTCAACACCTGGGTCGTGGCGGGCGAAGAGCCGCTCGACCCCGAGGAGTTCACCGACCGGCTCATGCGGATGGTGCCCGTGGTCGCCACCGCGCTGGGCCGGTCCACCACACCCGCACCGAACCAGGAGCAACGCCGGTGA
- a CDS encoding CocE/NonD family hydrolase, with the protein MNLSSHLIQRALKLPPPLTRDLVVERDLRVPMPDGADLLADRWAPRTGAEGLPTALIRCPYGRRGAIALGAVRPLAERGYQVLIQSTRGGFGSGGTPDHMRQERADGLATLDWLVEQPWAGDAIVLIGTSYMGYVQWAVADRVPPQVKAMIPHMTESALTLEFLRRDGMSLQTPFGWGAMIAKQERPFAMVRQPFELKGIRRALDTLPLADADLAALGHRSPYIQDILAHDADDPRWAGLDHRDRVADVTVPVSSIGGWYDIFLPGQIRDFTALQAAGREARLTIGPWTHTSLDNTLTREAVEFGLAHARGEQPPERAPVRLYVTGEEAWRDFASWPPKGYEEQRFHLHPGGALAVEASTRPAADTYRYDPADPTPSVGGVAMPPGAGRVDNTALEARPDVLTYTGPVLEEDVEIVGEVSAEIWFRSSLPYADVFVRLCEVDARGRSVNVCDGLTSLTGADELRRATVRLWPTAHRFRRGRRIRVQISSGAFPRYARNPGTGEPLATATTLRAADQSVHHGPEQPSAVLLPVRVTL; encoded by the coding sequence GTGAACCTGAGCAGCCACCTCATCCAACGCGCACTGAAACTGCCGCCGCCGCTCACCCGGGACCTCGTCGTCGAGCGGGACCTGCGGGTGCCGATGCCCGACGGGGCCGACCTGCTCGCCGACCGCTGGGCGCCGCGCACCGGCGCCGAGGGCCTGCCGACCGCGCTGATCCGCTGCCCGTACGGCAGGCGGGGCGCGATCGCCCTCGGGGCGGTCCGACCGCTGGCCGAGCGCGGATACCAGGTGCTGATCCAGAGCACCCGCGGCGGCTTCGGCTCCGGTGGCACCCCCGACCACATGCGGCAGGAGCGTGCGGACGGCCTGGCCACCCTGGACTGGCTCGTCGAGCAGCCGTGGGCCGGTGACGCGATCGTGCTGATCGGCACCAGCTACATGGGCTATGTGCAGTGGGCGGTGGCCGACCGGGTGCCGCCGCAGGTCAAGGCGATGATCCCGCACATGACGGAGTCGGCGCTGACCCTGGAGTTCCTGCGCCGGGACGGGATGTCGCTGCAGACGCCGTTCGGCTGGGGCGCGATGATCGCCAAGCAGGAACGCCCGTTCGCGATGGTCCGCCAGCCCTTCGAGCTGAAGGGCATCCGCCGCGCCCTCGACACCCTGCCCCTGGCCGACGCCGATCTCGCGGCCCTCGGGCACCGCTCCCCGTACATCCAGGACATCCTCGCCCATGACGCCGACGACCCGCGCTGGGCGGGCCTCGACCACCGGGACCGGGTCGCCGACGTGACCGTCCCGGTCAGCTCGATCGGCGGCTGGTACGACATCTTCCTGCCCGGCCAGATACGGGACTTCACGGCTCTCCAAGCGGCGGGCCGCGAGGCCCGGCTGACCATCGGGCCCTGGACGCACACCTCGCTCGACAACACCCTCACGCGCGAGGCCGTCGAGTTCGGCCTCGCCCACGCGCGCGGCGAACAGCCCCCGGAGCGCGCCCCGGTACGGCTGTACGTGACGGGGGAGGAGGCCTGGCGGGACTTCGCGTCCTGGCCGCCGAAGGGATACGAGGAGCAGCGCTTCCACCTCCACCCCGGTGGCGCCCTGGCCGTCGAGGCCTCGACGCGGCCGGCAGCCGACACGTACCGCTACGACCCGGCGGACCCCACCCCGTCCGTCGGCGGGGTGGCCATGCCGCCCGGCGCCGGGCGCGTGGACAACACCGCGCTGGAGGCCCGACCGGACGTGCTCACCTACACCGGCCCCGTGCTGGAGGAGGACGTCGAGATCGTCGGCGAGGTGAGCGCCGAGATCTGGTTCCGCTCCAGCCTGCCGTACGCCGATGTCTTCGTCCGGCTCTGCGAGGTCGACGCCAGGGGCCGCTCCGTCAACGTCTGCGACGGACTGACCAGCCTCACCGGCGCCGACGAACTCCGCCGCGCCACCGTCCGGTTGTGGCCGACCGCCCACCGCTTCCGGCGCGGCCGGCGCATCCGCGTCCAGATCTCCAGCGGTGCCTTCCCGCGCTACGCCCGCAACCCGGGCACGGGCGAGCCCCTCGCCACCGCCACCACCCTCCGCGCGGCCGACCAGAGCGTCCACCACGGCCCGGAGCAGCCCTCGGCCGTGCTTCTCCCGGTGCGCGTGACCCTGTGA
- a CDS encoding GntR family transcriptional regulator: MQEEARPGTGERARQLALAKLRQAILDGEMAPAQRLVENELAEQFGVTRASIRAALIDLEAEGLVERIRNRGSRVRVVTVEEAVAISECRMVLEGLCAAKAATVATDDQLAELADIGTAMTKAVADGEPVTYSELNQRLHARIREISGQQVAVELLERLNAQLVRHRFRLALRPGRPQHSLGEHLAMIETITARDPRAAEEAVRAHLTSVITALRE; this comes from the coding sequence ATGCAGGAGGAAGCCCGTCCGGGCACCGGAGAGCGGGCCAGACAGCTCGCGCTGGCGAAGCTGCGGCAGGCGATCCTGGACGGCGAGATGGCACCGGCTCAGCGGCTGGTGGAGAACGAACTCGCCGAGCAGTTCGGTGTGACGCGGGCCAGCATCCGCGCGGCACTGATCGATCTGGAGGCCGAAGGGCTGGTCGAGCGGATCCGCAACCGGGGCTCGCGGGTGCGGGTGGTGACCGTGGAGGAAGCGGTCGCCATCAGCGAGTGCCGCATGGTCCTGGAAGGGCTGTGCGCGGCGAAGGCGGCCACGGTGGCCACCGACGACCAGCTCGCCGAACTGGCCGACATCGGCACGGCGATGACCAAGGCCGTGGCCGACGGCGAACCGGTGACGTACTCCGAGCTGAACCAGCGACTGCACGCCCGTATCCGGGAGATCTCCGGTCAGCAGGTGGCGGTGGAGCTGCTGGAACGGCTCAACGCCCAGCTGGTGCGCCACCGATTCCGGCTCGCGCTGCGGCCGGGACGGCCCCAGCACTCCCTGGGCGAACACCTGGCCATGATCGAGACGATCACGGCGAGGGATCCGCGGGCGGCCGAGGAGGCCGTCCGCGCCCACCTCACGAGCGTGATCACCGCGTTGCGCGAATAG
- a CDS encoding PIG-L deacetylase family protein has translation MADGTASAAAPPRSTLVITAHAGDFVWRAGGAIALAASRGEKVTVACLTFGERGESAKAWREGRKLGEIKAIRREEAEKAADALGAGIVFFDAGDYPLLGTPELTDRLVAVYRATQPDVVLTHPLEDPYNGDHPAAARMALDARVLAQAIGYPAEGEIIGAPPVFFFEPHQPEMCGFRPEVLLDITDVWETKRKAMECLGAQRHLWDYYTDLAVRRGVQLKRNAGPNLGLAHKTMAEAYMRPYPQVTEVLD, from the coding sequence ATGGCCGACGGCACGGCATCCGCCGCCGCCCCACCTCGATCGACACTCGTCATCACCGCCCACGCGGGGGACTTCGTGTGGAGGGCCGGCGGTGCCATCGCCCTGGCGGCCTCGCGTGGCGAGAAGGTCACCGTCGCCTGCCTGACCTTCGGGGAGCGCGGGGAGTCCGCGAAGGCCTGGCGCGAGGGGCGGAAGCTCGGCGAGATCAAGGCGATCCGCCGGGAGGAGGCCGAGAAGGCCGCCGACGCCCTCGGCGCAGGGATCGTCTTCTTCGACGCCGGCGACTACCCCCTGCTCGGCACCCCCGAACTGACCGACCGGCTGGTCGCCGTCTACCGCGCGACCCAGCCGGACGTCGTCCTCACCCACCCGCTGGAGGATCCCTACAACGGGGACCACCCGGCCGCCGCCCGCATGGCCCTGGACGCCCGCGTACTCGCGCAGGCCATCGGCTACCCCGCCGAGGGCGAGATCATCGGTGCCCCGCCCGTGTTCTTCTTCGAGCCGCACCAGCCCGAGATGTGCGGCTTCCGGCCCGAGGTCCTCCTCGACATCACCGACGTCTGGGAGACCAAGCGCAAGGCCATGGAGTGCCTGGGAGCCCAGCGGCACCTGTGGGACTACTACACCGACCTCGCCGTACGCCGTGGCGTCCAGCTCAAGCGCAACGCGGGGCCCAACCTGGGCCTCGCCCACAAGACGATGGCCGAGGCGTACATGCGCCCCTACCCGCAGGTCACGGAGGTGCTGGACTGA
- a CDS encoding 4-carboxy-4-hydroxy-2-oxoadipate aldolase/oxaloacetate decarboxylase — translation MGGVIVTNPPKADAEDVEAIGRYGVATVHEAMGRTGLLGTHLRPVQQDTRIVGTAVTVLSWPGDNLMIHAAVEQCGEGDILVVTTTSPSTDGMFGELFATALRRRGVRGLVIDAGIRDTSELRAMDFPAWAAAVSAQGTVKATGGSVNVPVAIGGQVVRPGDVILADDDGVVVVPREKARRTAEASEARERKEAASRAAFLDGQLGLDRYGLRETLVRLGVTYRSYEEYTGEETDS, via the coding sequence ATGGGCGGCGTGATCGTCACCAACCCGCCGAAGGCGGACGCCGAGGATGTCGAGGCGATCGGCCGGTACGGGGTCGCCACCGTCCACGAGGCGATGGGCCGCACCGGCCTGCTCGGGACCCATCTCCGCCCCGTCCAGCAGGACACCCGGATCGTCGGCACCGCCGTCACGGTCCTGTCCTGGCCCGGCGACAACCTCATGATCCACGCCGCCGTCGAGCAGTGCGGCGAGGGCGACATCCTCGTCGTCACCACCACCTCGCCCTCCACCGACGGCATGTTCGGCGAACTGTTCGCCACCGCGCTCAGGCGGCGGGGCGTACGTGGCCTGGTCATCGACGCGGGCATCCGCGACACCTCCGAACTGCGCGCGATGGACTTCCCCGCCTGGGCCGCGGCCGTCAGCGCGCAGGGCACCGTCAAGGCCACCGGCGGCTCCGTCAACGTCCCCGTGGCCATCGGTGGCCAGGTCGTCCGTCCCGGCGACGTGATCCTCGCCGACGACGACGGCGTGGTCGTCGTCCCCCGGGAGAAGGCCCGGCGTACGGCCGAGGCGTCCGAGGCCCGCGAACGGAAGGAGGCCGCCTCCCGTGCCGCCTTCCTCGACGGCCAACTCGGCTTGGACCGCTACGGGTTGCGCGAGACCCTCGTACGGCTCGGGGTGACGTACCGGTCCTACGAGGAGTACACGGGCGAGGAGACGGACTCGTGA
- a CDS encoding 4-oxalomesaconate tautomerase, protein MTGWPDGIRCMLMRGGTSKGAYFLAEDLPADPADRDGLLLRVMGGPDPRQIDGLGGAHPLTSKVAVVSASADPGADVDYLFLQVGVDLPEVSDRQNCGNLLAGVGPFAVERGLVRVGEPDTSVRIRMLNSGGLAVATFPTPGGRIAVTGDAGISGVPGTAAPVVIEFPSGGTPLLPTGNARDVVAGTEVTCVDNGMPTVLIPAAALNVTGHETPKDLEEDLALADRLRGIRLAAGPLMGLGDVEHTTVPKLSLLAPPQDGGAVATRTFIPVRCHTSIGVLGAASVAAGLCVKGGVGDGLAQLPPSGDRLRIEHPTGFLDIETHVAYGPGGSPSVSRTAVVRTARKIFDGTVFPRPADPVCRP, encoded by the coding sequence GTGACCGGGTGGCCCGACGGGATCCGCTGCATGCTCATGCGCGGCGGCACCTCCAAGGGCGCCTACTTCCTCGCCGAGGACCTGCCCGCCGACCCGGCCGACCGTGACGGCCTGCTGCTGCGGGTCATGGGCGGCCCCGATCCGCGCCAGATCGACGGACTGGGCGGCGCCCACCCCCTGACCAGCAAGGTGGCCGTGGTGTCCGCCTCGGCCGATCCCGGGGCCGACGTCGACTACCTCTTCCTCCAGGTCGGCGTCGACCTACCGGAGGTGAGCGACCGTCAGAACTGCGGCAACCTGCTCGCCGGAGTCGGTCCGTTCGCCGTCGAACGCGGACTGGTGCGCGTCGGCGAGCCGGACACGTCCGTACGGATCCGCATGCTGAACAGCGGTGGCCTCGCCGTCGCCACCTTCCCCACCCCCGGCGGCCGGATCGCGGTCACCGGGGACGCCGGGATCTCGGGGGTGCCGGGGACGGCAGCGCCGGTGGTGATCGAGTTCCCGTCGGGCGGCACCCCGCTGCTGCCCACCGGCAACGCCCGTGACGTCGTCGCCGGCACCGAGGTGACCTGCGTGGACAACGGCATGCCGACCGTCCTGATCCCCGCCGCCGCGCTGAACGTCACCGGCCACGAGACCCCCAAGGACCTGGAGGAGGACCTCGCGCTCGCCGACCGGCTGCGCGGGATCAGGCTGGCGGCGGGCCCGCTGATGGGCCTCGGCGACGTCGAGCACACCACCGTGCCCAAACTCAGCCTGCTCGCCCCGCCGCAGGACGGCGGCGCGGTCGCCACCCGCACGTTCATCCCGGTGCGCTGTCACACCTCGATCGGCGTACTCGGTGCCGCGAGCGTGGCCGCCGGACTGTGCGTGAAGGGCGGAGTCGGCGACGGCCTGGCCCAACTCCCGCCCTCCGGTGACCGGTTGCGCATCGAGCACCCCACCGGCTTCCTCGACATCGAGACCCACGTGGCATACGGCCCCGGCGGCAGCCCCTCGGTGAGCCGCACCGCCGTCGTCCGCACCGCCCGCAAGATCTTCGACGGCACGGTCTTCCCCCGGCCCGCCGACCCCGTCTGCCGCCCCTAA